One window from the genome of Terriglobia bacterium encodes:
- the bshA gene encoding N-acetyl-alpha-D-glucosaminyl L-malate synthase BshA, whose translation MKIGITCYPTYGGSGVVATELGIELGQRGHEVHFITYAQPFRLSGTQPNVWYHEVEVSHYPLFDYPPYDLALATRMAEVAEIYALDLLHVHYAIPHSVSAYLAKQMAATAQPKRRLPFVTTLHGTDITLVGQDRSYLPITRFSIQQSDGVTAISKYLREATLKDFGLGNSIQVIYNFVNCDVYRRDPEAKQRRREFARDDERLLVHLSNFRPVKRVQDVIEIFDRVQKKVPAKLLLIGDGPERSRAEWMAMEKRIHDRVIFLGKQDRVHEKLATADLMLLPSRLESFGLAALEAMACEVVPIATNVGGVPEVVEHGKTGFLANVGDVEEMARCAIDLLSDDARLKQMGSEGRTVAQGRFCSTRIIPQYEKFYRGVLDGR comes from the coding sequence TTGAAGATCGGCATCACATGTTATCCCACGTACGGCGGCAGTGGCGTGGTCGCCACCGAGCTGGGCATTGAGCTTGGGCAGCGCGGCCACGAGGTGCACTTCATCACCTACGCGCAACCGTTCCGCCTCTCCGGGACGCAGCCCAACGTCTGGTACCACGAGGTCGAGGTCTCGCACTACCCGCTGTTCGACTATCCGCCCTACGACCTGGCGCTGGCCACGCGCATGGCCGAGGTAGCGGAGATTTACGCGCTCGACCTGCTGCACGTGCACTACGCCATTCCGCACTCGGTCAGCGCGTACCTGGCCAAGCAGATGGCGGCGACGGCTCAGCCCAAGCGGCGGCTGCCCTTCGTCACCACCCTGCACGGGACCGATATCACCCTGGTCGGGCAGGACCGATCGTATTTGCCGATCACGCGTTTCTCCATCCAGCAGAGCGACGGCGTCACCGCGATCTCGAAGTACCTGCGCGAAGCGACCTTGAAAGACTTCGGCCTCGGCAACTCCATCCAGGTGATCTACAACTTCGTCAACTGCGACGTCTACCGCCGCGATCCCGAAGCTAAACAACGCCGCCGCGAGTTCGCGCGCGACGACGAGCGCCTGCTGGTGCACCTCTCCAACTTCCGTCCGGTAAAGCGCGTGCAGGACGTGATCGAAATCTTCGACCGCGTGCAAAAGAAGGTTCCGGCCAAGCTGTTGCTCATCGGCGACGGCCCGGAACGCTCACGCGCGGAGTGGATGGCAATGGAAAAGCGCATCCACGACCGCGTTATCTTTCTCGGCAAGCAAGACCGCGTGCACGAGAAGCTGGCCACGGCCGACCTGATGCTGTTGCCGAGCCGGTTGGAATCGTTTGGGCTGGCGGCGCTGGAGGCAATGGCGTGCGAGGTAGTGCCCATCGCCACGAACGTCGGCGGCGTGCCGGAAGTGGTGGAGCACGGCAAAACCGGCTTTCTCGCCAATGTCGGTGACGTCGAGGAAATGGCACGCTGCGCGATCGATCTCCTCTCCGACGATGCGCGCCTGAAGCAGATGGGAAGCGAAGGACGAACTGTTGCGCAGGGGCGTTTCTGTTCGACACGAATAATCCCGCAGTACGAAAAGTTTTATCGCGGGGTGTTGGACGGACGATAG
- a CDS encoding BrnT family toxin, with protein sequence MDFEWNLLKDRTNRRKHRVGFDEALTVFADPLARIFGDPDHSAEEARELIIGHSSRERLLIVSFTENKGRVRIISARLATTAERREYEQNTSKS encoded by the coding sequence ATGGACTTTGAATGGAATCTGCTGAAGGACCGAACGAATCGACGCAAGCACCGCGTTGGTTTTGATGAGGCGCTGACGGTGTTTGCTGATCCTCTGGCTCGGATCTTTGGTGATCCCGATCATTCCGCGGAAGAGGCCCGGGAATTGATCATTGGTCATTCAAGCCGTGAGCGCCTGTTGATCGTAAGTTTCACCGAGAATAAGGGACGCGTTCGGATCATCAGCGCACGCCTGGCCACTACGGCCGAGCGGAGAGAATATGAACAAAACACGTCAAAGTCGTAA
- a CDS encoding histidine kinase, which translates to MDRLVAINLLIQLGVAAAVASALVRSRIFKDLLFTEPRSLSHTLYLVLWIGTPFALGVVVRINASNFLAADLSFESSMLTGLIGGPLAGALGGIMVSLPSAAHREWLNLPFCFFAGIIAGKMRELTRDTEDIWSFSPFIDLSIYRWIRRNLPRPKVDWQIALFFLILALRFLKLELHRWQPQRIFSMNSGSFWILVAIFAASVMCIAIPMKIWNNTRMEIKLEEQQRALLQARMEALQNQINPHFLFNTLNSVSSLVRFDPDKARDVIVKLANILRRLLRKGDAFVQLREEFEFIDDYLDIEVVRFGRDKLTVIKDLDPASLDVVVPSMLLQPLVENSIKHGLAPKIEGGTIYLRSRLRDGHVIVEVEDDGVGMGAAQMLEPPTGIGGTGIGIANVAERLKVLYGESAKMVIDSGSVGGTLIRLNLPLLQSYDVGVSVSTAYSDARSGTQR; encoded by the coding sequence ATGGATCGCCTGGTCGCCATCAATCTGCTGATTCAGCTTGGCGTCGCTGCCGCCGTCGCCAGCGCGTTGGTGCGTTCGCGCATCTTCAAGGACTTGCTCTTCACCGAGCCGCGCTCGCTCTCGCATACCCTCTACCTGGTTCTCTGGATCGGCACGCCGTTCGCGCTCGGGGTGGTCGTGCGCATCAACGCCTCCAACTTCCTCGCCGCCGATCTTTCGTTTGAAAGTTCCATGCTCACCGGCTTGATCGGCGGGCCGCTGGCCGGCGCACTCGGCGGCATCATGGTGTCGCTGCCCTCGGCGGCGCATCGCGAGTGGCTCAACCTGCCGTTCTGCTTTTTCGCGGGCATCATCGCCGGCAAGATGCGCGAGCTGACCCGGGACACGGAAGACATCTGGTCGTTTTCGCCCTTTATTGACCTGAGCATTTACCGCTGGATCCGCCGCAACCTGCCGCGTCCCAAGGTGGACTGGCAGATCGCGCTCTTCTTCCTCATTCTTGCCTTACGCTTCCTCAAGCTGGAGCTGCACCGCTGGCAACCGCAGCGCATTTTCAGCATGAACAGCGGGAGTTTCTGGATTCTGGTTGCGATCTTCGCGGCGTCGGTCATGTGCATCGCCATCCCGATGAAAATCTGGAACAACACCCGCATGGAGATCAAGCTGGAGGAGCAGCAGCGGGCGCTGTTGCAGGCGCGCATGGAAGCGCTGCAAAACCAGATCAATCCGCACTTCCTGTTCAACACCCTGAATTCGGTTTCGTCGCTGGTGCGCTTCGATCCCGACAAGGCGCGCGATGTTATCGTCAAGCTCGCCAATATCCTGCGACGCCTGCTGCGCAAGGGTGACGCCTTTGTGCAGTTGCGCGAGGAGTTCGAATTCATTGACGACTATCTCGACATCGAGGTCGTGCGCTTCGGGCGCGACAAGCTAACCGTCATCAAGGACCTCGATCCCGCTTCGCTCGATGTCGTCGTGCCCAGCATGCTGCTGCAGCCGCTGGTCGAGAACTCCATCAAGCACGGCTTGGCGCCCAAGATCGAAGGCGGAACCATTTATCTTCGCAGCCGCCTGCGCGACGGCCATGTGATCGTGGAAGTCGAAGACGACGGCGTGGGCATGGGCGCGGCACAGATGTTGGAGCCTCCGACCGGCATCGGGGGCACCGGCATTGGCATCGCCAACGTGGCCGAGCGTTTGAAAGTTCTATACGGCGAATCCGCCAAGATGGTGATTGACAGCGGCTCCGTCGGCGGCACGCTCATCCGCCTGAACTTGCCGCTGCTGCAGTCCTACGACGTCGGCGTGTCGGTCTCGACCGCCTACTCCGACGCCCGCTCGGGGACGCAGAGGTGA